A window of Synechococcus sp. MEDNS5 contains these coding sequences:
- a CDS encoding phosphoribulokinase: MSKRHPVVAVTGSSGAGTSTVKRAFEHIFARESITPAVVEGDSYHRFERMEMKKAMAEALSNGENFSHFGPEANLFDKLEELFRVYGETGGGQKRYYLHSPEEAAEHNARLGVELNPGQFTPWEDIPSGTDLLFYEGLHGGVQGENYDVAALADLLVGVVPITNLEWIQKIHRDNAERGYSAEAIVDTILRRMPDYINHICPQFSRTDINFQRVPTVDTSNPFICRNIPTPDESFVIIHFRKGAREKWGIDFSYLLSMIHDSFMSSPTSIVVNGGKMGFAMELILTPIIHRMIEEKKKLG; this comes from the coding sequence ATGTCGAAGCGTCACCCCGTCGTGGCTGTCACGGGTTCCTCCGGTGCAGGAACCAGCACCGTGAAGCGTGCTTTCGAGCACATCTTCGCCCGTGAAAGCATCACTCCGGCTGTCGTTGAGGGTGACAGCTACCACCGCTTCGAGCGGATGGAGATGAAAAAGGCCATGGCAGAGGCCCTCTCCAATGGGGAAAACTTCTCCCATTTCGGACCTGAGGCCAACCTCTTCGACAAACTCGAAGAACTCTTCCGAGTCTACGGCGAAACCGGCGGTGGACAGAAGCGTTACTACCTGCACAGCCCCGAAGAAGCGGCGGAACACAACGCCCGTCTCGGCGTTGAGCTCAACCCAGGCCAGTTCACCCCCTGGGAAGACATCCCCAGTGGAACCGACCTCCTCTTCTACGAAGGTCTCCACGGCGGAGTGCAGGGCGAAAACTACGACGTGGCTGCCCTGGCCGACCTGCTGGTTGGCGTGGTGCCCATCACAAACCTGGAGTGGATTCAGAAAATCCACCGAGACAATGCCGAGCGGGGCTATTCCGCCGAAGCCATTGTGGACACCATCCTGCGCAGGATGCCGGATTACATCAATCACATCTGCCCGCAGTTCAGCCGCACGGATATCAACTTCCAGAGGGTGCCAACAGTGGACACCTCAAACCCTTTCATCTGCAGGAACATTCCAACCCCAGATGAAAGCTTCGTGATCATCCACTTCCGCAAGGGAGCTCGTGAAAAGTGGGGGATCGACTTCTCCTACCTTCTGAGCATGATTCACGATTCATTCATGTCGAGCCCCACCAGCATTGTGGTGAATGGTGGCAAGATGGGCTTTGCCATGGAGCTGATCCTCACACCAATCATTCACAGGATGATCGAGGAAAAGAAAAAGCTGGGCTGA
- the accD gene encoding acetyl-CoA carboxylase, carboxyltransferase subunit beta, with protein MSLFDWFADRRKEQSVVKVAQEPEEGDGLWSKCPECGQVVYRKDLLANASVCSNCGHHHRIHSAERIALIADEGSFEAIDEELAPTDPLGFKDRRAYADRLQETQAGTGLRDGVITGFCRVDDIPMALAVMDFRFMGGSMGSVVGEKLTRLVEQATAKRLPLLIVCASGGARMQEGMLSLMQMAKISGALERHREAGVLYVPLLTHPTTGGVTASFAMLGDLILAEPKALIGFAGRRVIEQTLREKLPENFQTAEYLQDHGFVDTIVPRTQLKSTLATLMKLHGCLQGSAAV; from the coding sequence GTGTCGCTATTCGACTGGTTCGCCGATCGCCGCAAGGAACAGTCCGTCGTGAAGGTTGCCCAGGAGCCCGAGGAAGGCGACGGCCTCTGGAGCAAATGTCCTGAATGCGGCCAGGTTGTGTATCGCAAAGATCTGCTTGCCAATGCCAGTGTTTGCAGCAATTGCGGACATCACCACCGGATCCACAGCGCTGAACGCATCGCCCTGATCGCCGATGAAGGCAGTTTTGAAGCGATTGACGAGGAACTGGCCCCAACCGATCCTCTTGGTTTTAAGGACCGTCGCGCCTACGCCGACCGGCTGCAGGAGACCCAAGCCGGTACAGGCCTCCGCGATGGAGTGATCACAGGCTTCTGCCGAGTGGACGACATCCCCATGGCCCTGGCGGTGATGGATTTCCGCTTCATGGGCGGATCCATGGGATCGGTTGTGGGAGAAAAGCTGACCCGCCTGGTCGAACAAGCCACAGCCAAGCGCCTGCCGCTGCTCATCGTCTGCGCGTCAGGGGGAGCACGCATGCAAGAGGGGATGCTCAGCCTGATGCAGATGGCCAAGATCTCCGGTGCCCTGGAACGGCATCGCGAAGCAGGCGTGCTTTACGTGCCCCTGCTCACCCACCCCACCACCGGAGGCGTGACCGCCAGTTTCGCCATGCTCGGTGATCTGATCCTGGCGGAACCGAAGGCTCTGATCGGCTTCGCCGGCCGCCGGGTGATCGAACAGACTCTGAGGGAAAAATTGCCCGAAAACTTCCAGACAGCGGAGTACCTCCAGGACCACGGATTCGTGGACACAATCGTTCCTCGCACCCAGCTGAAATCCACGCTCGCCACGCTGATGAAGCTGCATGGCTGCCTGCAGGGGAGTGCGGCAGTTTGA
- a CDS encoding A24 family peptidase codes for MVISLALFGACIGSFTNVVVWRLPRQESPIWPGSHCPSCGHPVRWHDNVPVLGWLLLRGRCRDCTAAISARYPIVEIFSGCLWLSALIPAQRSSENSVVLITLLMGLVLVSLLLPLVLIDLDHLWLPEPICRAGVICGVIATAFLAWGGGSDQPEAILLNHLIASAAGLLVMEGLSALAERILGQPALGLGDAKLAAMAGAWLGLGGLGISMALAVFSGAAVGTLGRWTGRLGPRQPFPFGPFIAFGVWMTWLMGASWWWHRWLALMGGA; via the coding sequence ATGGTGATCTCCCTGGCCCTCTTCGGCGCCTGCATCGGCAGTTTCACCAACGTCGTGGTGTGGCGACTTCCAAGGCAGGAATCTCCGATTTGGCCAGGAAGTCACTGCCCGAGCTGCGGTCATCCCGTGCGTTGGCATGACAACGTTCCGGTGCTTGGGTGGTTGCTTCTGCGCGGCCGATGTCGCGACTGCACAGCAGCGATCTCGGCCCGTTACCCAATCGTGGAAATCTTTAGTGGCTGCCTGTGGCTCAGCGCCCTGATCCCTGCCCAACGCAGCAGCGAAAACAGCGTGGTGCTGATCACGCTGCTGATGGGGCTTGTGCTGGTAAGTCTCCTGCTGCCGCTGGTTCTGATTGATCTTGACCACCTGTGGTTGCCGGAACCGATTTGCCGAGCAGGGGTGATCTGCGGCGTCATCGCCACAGCGTTTCTGGCCTGGGGAGGCGGCAGTGACCAACCAGAGGCGATTCTCCTGAATCATCTGATCGCCAGCGCGGCCGGACTTCTGGTGATGGAGGGCCTGAGCGCACTTGCCGAACGAATCCTGGGCCAACCTGCTCTTGGTCTTGGCGACGCCAAACTGGCTGCGATGGCTGGGGCCTGGCTCGGTTTGGGTGGCCTCGGCATCTCCATGGCTCTAGCGGTGTTCTCCGGTGCCGCGGTTGGAACTTTGGGCCGATGGACGGGCCGTCTTGGGCCCAGGCAACCCTTCCCCTTCGGTCCTTTCATCGCCTTCGGGGTCTGGATGACATGGCTGATGGGAGCGTCGTGGTGGTGGCACCGCTGGCTTGCTCTGATGGGAGGAGCCTGA
- a CDS encoding Gfo/Idh/MocA family protein, translated as MALRSDREPIGVAVAGLGFGATVHLPALEANADFKAVALWHPRRDRLDQMVGDRGLKGYDAFDALLEDPDVQAVIIATPPGPRYELALRALAAGKHLLLEKPVALNAGQVADLQRTALASGLTVAVDFEYRAVPLFQQAERLLNSGAIGTPWLARLDWLMSSRANPQRPWNWYAKADEGGGVLGALGTHAFDMLAWLIGPVQTLQSITQTAIANRPDASGDVRAVTAEDIALINTTLTSHQGAPLAAQVALASVARNGRGCWLEIYGSEGSLKLGSENQKDYVHGFSLTLQRDGEPPRSVQADEEFRFAKTWSDGRVAPVARLQGWWAESMRSGRPMVPGLLEGLASQKACDRCLEMALGR; from the coding sequence ATGGCTTTGCGCTCTGATCGAGAACCAATTGGTGTCGCCGTTGCCGGACTCGGTTTCGGGGCAACGGTTCACCTGCCCGCTCTGGAAGCGAACGCTGATTTCAAGGCCGTGGCGTTGTGGCATCCCCGTAGAGACCGCCTGGATCAAATGGTTGGAGACAGGGGCTTGAAGGGATATGACGCCTTCGATGCCCTGCTTGAGGATCCCGATGTGCAAGCGGTGATCATCGCCACACCGCCTGGGCCGCGCTACGAGCTGGCCCTAAGGGCTCTGGCCGCAGGGAAGCATCTGCTGCTTGAAAAGCCTGTTGCCTTGAATGCGGGTCAGGTGGCTGACCTGCAGCGCACAGCATTGGCATCGGGCCTCACTGTGGCGGTGGATTTTGAATATCGAGCTGTACCGCTATTCCAGCAGGCAGAACGGCTTCTGAACAGCGGCGCGATCGGGACCCCCTGGCTTGCAAGGCTCGATTGGCTGATGAGCAGTCGAGCCAATCCTCAGCGCCCATGGAACTGGTACGCCAAAGCCGACGAAGGCGGCGGTGTGCTGGGTGCCCTTGGAACCCATGCCTTCGACATGCTGGCCTGGCTGATCGGTCCGGTGCAGACCCTGCAATCAATCACGCAAACCGCCATCGCGAACAGGCCGGATGCCAGCGGCGACGTTCGGGCCGTCACAGCGGAAGACATCGCCCTGATCAACACCACGCTCACGTCCCATCAGGGAGCACCGCTGGCCGCACAGGTGGCCTTGGCATCGGTAGCGCGCAATGGCAGGGGCTGCTGGCTGGAGATCTACGGATCGGAAGGAAGTTTGAAGCTGGGCAGTGAAAACCAGAAGGACTACGTGCACGGGTTCTCCCTCACCCTTCAACGGGACGGCGAACCGCCTCGCAGCGTTCAGGCGGATGAAGAGTTCCGCTTTGCGAAAACCTGGAGTGACGGACGCGTTGCCCCTGTCGCTCGGCTGCAAGGTTGGTGGGCGGAAAGCATGCGCAGCGGCCGGCCGATGGTGCCAGGTCTGTTGGAAGGGCTGGCCAGTCAGAAGGCATGCGACCGCTGCCTTGAGATGGCCTTAGGACGCTGA
- the leuB gene encoding 3-isopropylmalate dehydrogenase: MTQHRVVLLPGDGIGPEITAVTRQLLDMVADRHGFQLDFDEQLIGGAAVDATGEPLPATTLEACRSADAVLMAAIGSPRFDSLPREKRPESGLLALRSGLNLFANLRPVKIVSALIEASSLKPDVINGVDLMVVRELTGGIYFGQPKGRVEADGEERGFNTMTYSASEVDRIARVAFELAREREGRLCSVDKANVLDVSQLWRDRVDAMAPSYADVEVSHLYVDNAAMQLVRAPRQFDVLLTGNLFGDILSDEAAMLTGSIGMLPSASLGSSGPGLFEPVHGSAPDIAGEDKANPMAMVLSAAMMLRIGLKQKAAADDLEQAVDRVLASGFRTGDLMAEGCTPLGCQAMGEELRKAL; the protein is encoded by the coding sequence ATGACTCAGCATCGCGTCGTCCTGCTTCCGGGAGATGGCATCGGCCCTGAAATCACAGCCGTAACGCGCCAGTTGCTCGACATGGTGGCCGATCGCCACGGCTTCCAGCTGGACTTTGATGAACAGTTAATCGGAGGGGCTGCGGTCGATGCCACCGGAGAGCCTCTCCCCGCCACAACCCTGGAGGCCTGCCGCTCAGCGGATGCGGTGCTGATGGCTGCGATCGGCAGTCCACGGTTTGACAGCCTTCCCCGGGAGAAACGACCGGAAAGCGGCCTACTGGCGTTGCGGTCGGGACTGAACCTGTTTGCCAATCTCCGCCCGGTGAAGATCGTGTCTGCACTGATCGAAGCCAGCAGCCTGAAGCCCGATGTGATTAACGGTGTGGATCTGATGGTGGTGCGGGAGCTCACCGGAGGCATCTACTTCGGCCAACCCAAGGGAAGGGTCGAAGCCGACGGTGAAGAACGCGGCTTTAACACCATGACCTATTCGGCCTCAGAGGTGGATCGCATTGCCAGGGTGGCCTTCGAACTCGCCAGGGAGCGAGAGGGGCGGCTCTGCTCCGTGGACAAGGCCAATGTGTTGGACGTGAGCCAGCTATGGCGCGATCGTGTGGACGCCATGGCCCCTTCCTACGCGGATGTGGAGGTGAGTCATCTGTATGTCGACAACGCAGCCATGCAACTGGTGCGCGCACCTCGACAGTTTGATGTGTTGCTCACCGGCAACCTGTTTGGCGACATCCTTAGTGATGAGGCCGCCATGCTCACCGGCTCCATCGGCATGCTTCCTTCCGCATCCCTGGGCAGCAGTGGCCCAGGATTGTTTGAACCAGTGCATGGATCTGCTCCGGATATCGCCGGAGAAGACAAGGCCAATCCAATGGCCATGGTGCTGTCTGCAGCCATGATGCTCCGGATCGGCCTCAAGCAGAAAGCCGCCGCTGACGACCTTGAACAGGCCGTCGACCGCGTCCTTGCCTCTGGTTTCCGCACCGGTGATCTGATGGCCGAAGGATGCACACCTCTGGGATGCCAGGCCATGGGTGAGGAGCTTCGCAAGGCGCTTTAA
- the fba gene encoding class II fructose-bisphosphate aldolase (catalyzes the reversible aldol condensation of dihydroxyacetonephosphate and glyceraldehyde 3-phosphate in the Calvin cycle, glycolysis, and/or gluconeogenesis), with protein MALVPLRLLLDHAAENGYGIPAFNVNNLEQVQAIMEAADETDSPVILQASRGARSYAGEIFLRHLILAATETYPHIPVVMHQDHGNAPDTCYSAAINGFTSVMMDGSLEADAKTPASYEYNVAVTKQVVDFAHSVGVSVEGELGCLGSLETGKGEAEDGHGFEGELSKDMLLTDPAEAADFVAKTKCDALAIAIGTSHGAYKFTRKPTGEVLAISRIAEIHKAIPNTHLVMHGSSSVPQEWLEMINKHGGSIPETYGVPVEEIQEGIRNGVRKVNIDTDNRLAFTAAVREAAMADPANFDPRHFNKPARKYMKQVCLDRYQQFWAAGNASKIKQASITHYAGLYAKGALDPKAAVAA; from the coding sequence ATGGCGCTCGTTCCGCTTCGGCTTCTGCTCGACCACGCCGCCGAAAACGGCTACGGCATTCCTGCGTTCAACGTGAACAACCTGGAGCAGGTGCAGGCGATCATGGAAGCGGCTGATGAGACCGACAGCCCCGTGATCCTGCAGGCCTCCCGCGGCGCTCGCAGCTACGCCGGTGAGATCTTTCTGCGTCACCTGATCCTGGCCGCCACCGAGACCTATCCCCACATCCCCGTGGTGATGCACCAGGACCACGGCAACGCTCCCGATACCTGCTACTCCGCTGCCATCAACGGTTTCACCTCCGTGATGATGGATGGCTCCCTGGAAGCCGATGCCAAGACTCCCGCCAGCTACGAGTACAACGTGGCTGTCACCAAGCAAGTGGTGGATTTCGCCCACTCCGTGGGTGTGAGCGTTGAAGGTGAGCTGGGCTGCCTGGGTTCCCTGGAAACCGGCAAGGGTGAGGCTGAGGACGGCCACGGTTTCGAAGGTGAGCTCTCCAAGGACATGCTTCTCACCGATCCCGCTGAGGCTGCTGACTTCGTTGCCAAAACCAAGTGCGACGCCCTGGCCATCGCCATCGGTACCAGCCACGGCGCTTACAAGTTCACCCGCAAGCCCACCGGTGAAGTGCTGGCCATCAGCCGCATCGCTGAAATCCACAAGGCCATCCCCAACACCCACCTGGTGATGCATGGCTCTTCCTCCGTTCCCCAGGAATGGTTGGAGATGATCAACAAGCACGGTGGTTCCATCCCCGAGACCTACGGCGTTCCCGTCGAAGAGATCCAGGAAGGCATCCGCAACGGCGTGCGCAAGGTGAACATCGACACCGACAACCGCCTCGCCTTCACCGCTGCTGTGCGCGAAGCGGCCATGGCTGATCCCGCCAACTTCGATCCCCGCCACTTCAACAAGCCGGCTCGCAAGTACATGAAGCAGGTGTGCCTCGACCGCTACCAGCAGTTCTGGGCCGCCGGCAACGCCAGCAAGATCAAGCAGGCCAGCATCACCCACTACGCCGGTCTTTACGCCAAAGGCGCTCTCGATCCCAAGGCTGCTGTCGCTGCCTGA
- the lpxD gene encoding UDP-3-O-(3-hydroxymyristoyl)glucosamine N-acyltransferase has product MRFSQLIAVLKNGDAGVLSLSEGRDPELRGAASLECATADQLSFLEKGNALVGSLESSDAGAVLIPDQQDLRDLAEQHQLAWAICRDPRLAFAEALEQLHPKPSPQAGIHASAVIADRVQLGAGVSIGPQVCIGDDTRIGPRTVIHPGVVIYGDVDIGEGCELHANAVLHPGSRIGDHCVVHSNAVVGSEGFGFVPTAKGWRKMPQTGLVVLEDGVEVGCGSTIDRPSVGETRIGSGTKIDNLVQIGHGVVMGRGCALASQVGIAGGAQLGNGVILAGQVGVANRAVIGDRAIASSKSGIHGEVAAGEVVSGYPAIPNRLWLRCSAAFAKLPEMAKQLRELKKQLSSEATGGSIEANQ; this is encoded by the coding sequence ATGCGATTCAGCCAATTGATCGCCGTGCTCAAGAACGGCGATGCAGGCGTTCTCTCCCTTTCCGAAGGCCGGGACCCCGAACTGCGCGGTGCTGCCTCACTGGAATGTGCGACGGCGGATCAACTCAGTTTTCTAGAAAAAGGAAACGCGCTCGTTGGCAGTCTCGAAAGCAGCGACGCTGGCGCGGTGTTGATCCCCGATCAACAGGACCTGCGCGACCTTGCCGAGCAGCATCAGCTGGCCTGGGCCATCTGTCGTGATCCCCGGCTGGCTTTTGCCGAAGCCCTCGAACAACTTCACCCCAAGCCATCCCCCCAGGCAGGGATCCACGCCAGTGCTGTGATCGCCGATCGCGTGCAACTTGGTGCCGGTGTCAGCATCGGCCCCCAGGTGTGCATCGGCGATGACACCCGAATCGGTCCACGGACCGTGATTCATCCGGGTGTGGTGATCTACGGGGATGTGGACATCGGTGAGGGCTGCGAACTGCATGCCAACGCCGTTCTCCATCCCGGCAGCCGGATTGGTGATCACTGTGTGGTGCATTCCAATGCCGTTGTGGGATCCGAAGGCTTCGGCTTTGTGCCCACCGCCAAGGGGTGGCGCAAGATGCCGCAGACCGGCCTTGTCGTGCTCGAAGACGGCGTTGAAGTGGGGTGCGGCAGCACCATCGACCGTCCATCCGTCGGCGAAACCCGGATCGGCAGCGGCACAAAAATCGACAACCTGGTCCAGATCGGTCACGGCGTGGTGATGGGCCGCGGCTGTGCCCTTGCCTCTCAGGTGGGGATCGCCGGTGGTGCCCAACTGGGCAACGGGGTCATCCTTGCTGGCCAGGTGGGCGTGGCCAACAGAGCCGTGATTGGCGATCGAGCCATTGCAAGCTCCAAGAGCGGGATCCATGGGGAGGTGGCCGCAGGCGAGGTGGTAAGCGGTTATCCAGCCATTCCCAATCGGCTCTGGCTGCGCTGCTCGGCAGCCTTTGCCAAATTGCCCGAAATGGCGAAGCAGTTGCGAGAACTGAAGAAGCAACTCTCTTCAGAAGCCACCGGAGGATCGATCGAAGCCAATCAGTAA
- a CDS encoding CARDB domain-containing protein, whose translation MADLTIANSVCDLILGDVREHLPLERIPLEGDVLGLGTTTSVDNGELTFLRDGDQQTAIWRCVAHDGSIVRLTPGDGSGHFPYVCFTGDATSLRRPADLGALGDLEGRPLQALVEEAIAQGQRLGTLEAAPIYGVRLIAHWHELVITVASKLCMGQQRRNLGIASSEAGTTVAGLSLYDMLQHYRLSPLPSEDSSDPIRYLGRSMHWDCCGFFDTEPEQGRVTVPQPGAHLHLHGCSTDLAYGGHLHHEHPSTRLERLECLWIYPLRSIRTLASDLAIQQLAYREGELQFRVCNIGSMDVSDVGVAVVIDDRYSNHRYVRIPWLKAGEGEDFTMPLDLPVGDHRISVIADPEQMVIEVEERRTNNRMDLDVVTV comes from the coding sequence ATGGCCGACCTCACCATTGCCAACAGTGTCTGTGATCTGATCCTTGGCGATGTGCGCGAACATCTGCCGCTGGAGAGGATTCCGCTCGAAGGTGATGTGCTGGGTCTGGGCACAACCACGAGTGTCGACAATGGAGAACTGACCTTCCTGCGCGATGGCGATCAGCAGACCGCGATCTGGCGCTGCGTCGCTCACGACGGCAGCATCGTCAGACTCACCCCTGGAGATGGCAGCGGCCACTTCCCTTATGTGTGCTTCACCGGCGATGCCACGTCTTTGCGTCGACCCGCTGATCTCGGAGCCCTGGGAGACCTGGAGGGCCGACCACTTCAAGCCCTTGTAGAGGAAGCCATCGCCCAGGGGCAGCGTCTTGGCACCCTGGAGGCGGCACCGATCTACGGCGTGCGTCTGATCGCGCACTGGCATGAACTGGTGATCACCGTGGCCTCCAAGCTCTGCATGGGACAGCAGCGCAGAAACCTCGGGATCGCTTCCAGTGAGGCAGGCACCACAGTCGCCGGTCTCAGCCTCTACGACATGCTTCAGCACTACAGGCTTTCACCACTGCCCAGTGAAGATTCAAGCGATCCGATCCGTTATCTCGGCCGCTCTATGCACTGGGATTGCTGCGGATTCTTTGATACGGAGCCGGAACAGGGACGGGTGACCGTGCCACAACCAGGTGCCCATCTTCATCTGCATGGCTGCAGCACCGACCTGGCTTACGGCGGTCATCTCCACCATGAACATCCTTCAACCCGCCTGGAACGTTTGGAGTGCCTTTGGATCTACCCGCTGCGCAGCATCAGGACACTGGCCAGCGACCTGGCAATTCAGCAGCTTGCCTACAGAGAGGGAGAGCTCCAGTTCCGTGTCTGCAACATCGGCAGCATGGATGTCAGTGATGTGGGCGTCGCTGTCGTGATCGATGACCGCTACAGCAACCATCGCTACGTGCGCATCCCGTGGCTCAAAGCCGGTGAAGGCGAGGACTTCACGATGCCCCTGGATCTGCCCGTGGGTGATCACAGGATCTCCGTGATCGCTGACCCCGAACAGATGGTGATCGAAGTGGAAGAGCGCAGGACCAACAATCGGATGGACCTGGATGTGGTGACTGTTTAA